The DNA region acgaacTTCAATATGAGAGTGAAGTTTGTATAAAGAAGAGGTGTTCCATTATTGCCATGTGCACCACTTAATTGATAGTCTCGAAGTTTTACCTCAACATGACCCTCAAttcctacagatttattttaggatgtgCTCGAGGAGAGGTAGTTTTATTCCAAAAATACCATCATGAGAATATGTCATTTGAATTTGAATGTATATAGTTCCCTCTTAAAGTGTGCTTCCCCATGACAATGGGGACAAAGCTATGTATAACTATATTGATTTCTTCAAGATGGAGTTCCACAAGATGTGACCAGTTGGCAGACTCTAGCAATAAGTAAGATCGCAACGGCAGCTGAGGAGAGCGCTCGTACCGGCAAGACAATCGAAATTGACTGGAGAGACGATAATATTCCAGCCGTATACTCATAAAACTTCTGATTGACATGGTATAGTGTCTATACCATGTCAATCagaagtttaaaattttaatgagatTATTGTGTaccgtaattttaataaaataatataaatagtatcgATTGCGTTtaccattaataaatatttcatgtcattatacgtatatattttgttcgtaaaaacattattataaaaaataatatacctacTTTGTTAAAGAAATACAACGATAAcacaaaattacttatattacttataagaccaaatttaattaagactaagaaaataatacagtaacagtaacagcctgttaatgtcccactgctgggctaaggcctcctctcccttttgaggagatggtttggagcttattccagcacgctgctccaatgcgggttggtagaatacacatgtggcagaatttcaatgaaattagacacatgcaggtttcttcatgatgttttccttcaccgtcaagcacgagatgaattataaacacaaattaagcatatgaaaattcagtggtgcttgcccgggtttgaacccacgatcatcggttaagattcacgcgttcttaccactaggccatctcggcttaagaaaataataataataatactaattattttgcTATGTACTATGTAatgttatattcaattaaaaaatagcaaCAATAATTAGCACATTTAATCCCTACACTTCCAcaactaaaataaacaatatgacCTAAGCTTTATCTTAGGTAGGTTTATATAAATCGTATAAACAAGTgatttatatactatacatagaaataaatgaaattgcagTGTgggtctgtgattttaaaattatacccTTTTTCACGGTAGTATATCTATTTGCAAGTTACCAAAGCAGAACCACTtggctattttttttgtttgttagccTGTTTGTCTGGCGGTACTCTTAAATAcgggtaaaaatatataaaaatatttctttaccaCTATTTTTGGATTGTAAGTAgatattgataacaattaaaaacgttttttatcCTATTCCCAGACGTTGTTTTgctttcgtttatatttttaggataaggatttattataatttcatgttttcaataaaaaaaaaactttaaaaccaCAGCTAGcaattaatatatagaataaataatagacaTGTCATTGAGTTGGAAACATCTCGTGTCGTGTGATATTTGACCCTCTTTTGTTtctaagtctacttgattaatttagTGTAACTAAACATTAagaagacaattttattttttgtatacgcACTTAGGCGGTCTGGTCTGGTGGGGACTAGGTGAGTCGGAGCGTTTTTTTAATGAGTATGATGACAAACTGCATTTGACAAACTTATTTGGTCTCAATGTACAGGCCAATCTTCATAGTCTGTAGAGAGGACCTCTTAATGTCCAATCTTTGAATACTCAACTTGGTAGACAATATCGGACCATTCGATTATGTTCTTTTGTCCAATCGGCCATCGTGGCTGTTCTCAAGGGTAGCTGCTAAATGCGTGGtacatattgtaattgtaaatataagtgCACTACTAAAATGCAATCGGATGGCAAATTCAATACGACTAGAATGTGTTCAGGTGTAGAACCAATGGCTTCAAGTGCTCTCTGATAACTCCAGGCTGACTCTGTGAATTTCTCTACAGAAATTACCTATAACTTTTTTTGAGCCACCCGTggcttgaacccaagacctcgagATCTGTAGCCTCATGAACTAGCGACTTGACAAACAATGTAGTCTAAAGATCTTTGGATACATTTTCTACCTATAATTTTCATGATAAAGAACTGGTTTATCTGTTTAAATATAAGCTGCTCGTATGTGTTCTTATCACTATTCAGGAAAGTAGGTTATTTCCATCGAAAAATGTGTTCTATATATATCATACTATTACAATGTTCAAGCTGTTAAGCAGGAAACAAACTCTAAGCTCTTCCGATATTAGTTTCTATTGCGAACTTTGTCACGCACCTGTTGGATTAAGATAATTTGGCACTTCTTTGAATAGGTAGACATACAATCTAGATATcctgattataatattataaatgtaatcaaagtaagtttgtttgttactcttAAACCCCTAAATGAACTTTATGCATACAagttgtcagggatacagaaaagaacataggTAACCttttttactacttttttttgtgtgTGGAAATCGCAatgcagtggaaaccttcaaaagGTACCCGCCTCATTTGGGAGGGGGGGAGTGCGAACTGGGCTGTGTGGGGTTCTTACCCACTGAAATGATGGCCGCCCTCGGCACGGACTGAAGATGGGGTGGGGGGGGGGTTGGCAagacgacgccgacgtcgtctccgccgagcagaaTCGACCCTTTTCCGTTCCctctccgccgtctccttctggaccatgatgGTCTCGCTGAAGGAGACTACGGCCCTTcgcgccgattccctgcggagcatcgcTGACACAATTGCGACGAGGGAGAGGACATAGATAACTAAATCTAACCTCATTTAGGAAATTTTAGgaaattagtttaatatatattttcaaaaagcgagttgtatagataatatttgtagtatatATGGTATCTTTTGTAGTATATATTGAGTTCGGATATATTACTTTTGCTGGTTATTGGTTAAcatgcttaaaaattaaaagtttagagaaatacaattattttaatgcatggaaactaaaataaaaaaaatcatgaagcTGTATATGTATTCTTAAGTGTTATGcctataatttaagaaataattattatgaaagtgTAGCAAAAACTTCGTTATTGTTATCTGTACATATAATTGTAACAGGCCCATGTCTAtacattaaagatatttaaaaaaaattgtctttattAGATAAACAGAGCCAAAACAACAGTTTTCAGAATTTCGTCTATCTgtatcacgcaaaaactaccgATAGAATTGAATGCAGTTTTCACCGATGTTGTGCTAGAGGTCTCCAGATGCTCCATTTTATCGCAGGGAAATATCTTATTCTgatcgttttaataaattaatatgggAGCTTTATTAATACAACAGAAGccaaaataacagttttttttaaaaaaactgtctGTCTTTCTGGATGTCAAGATATtagtttttttcaaatatctttAACGTACAGACATCACatcgttacaattttattataagtatagatatttttaatttacaaacatgAAATGTTTTCAGTTTTGTTATATGTGTCGGAtaagataacaaatatttattaagaaaaaaatatactatgtcATGGTggttttaaatactatataagcTTATTACTTAAAACAGTTTCATTTTCGTCAAGCTCGTGTACAAACACTCTTGTTTTACGAACAAGCAAGGGcttgaaatagtatttttttaaataacggtaattcttaatattttataacttaaattataaataatttcattcaattaaaatttaaataagtaattcttTTTGAAActatgtaaaaacatttttttaatatacaaaattaaaataaaaaataaataaaatacacattctttttacagaattaaaaaaatcccaGTAATGGCTACCAAGAAGTTTGCTGGTCCATCACCTTACACGCTGAAGGATACCTACCCTGATGTTGATTACTTGCATACCGAGtaagttttgttattgttttcgagatataaagttaaatataatttatttatcaaataataatacgtttaaTACGGACGATGAACGATTTCtcgtataaattatttcattaaattgtattttattgtaattaaaatgaaaaataattacaacttcaatattttttacttatttaagtgTATGTTTTTAGATATGTCAATAATGTGGCTGCAAGTGACAAAGCGGCAGCAAAACCGGTTGTTGGAGCTATTTTTGGTTTAGGTCGTGCTGGATCAATTCATTTAAGTAGTATAATAAACAATCCTCGTGTTGTCTTGAAATATGTAGTCGATGATCGCCCGGAAAAGtttaataatcttaaaactTACTGGAAATTGAGCGACGATGTCAAATTTTTAACTTCGAAAGATAAGGATATTGTTTTCAAGGATAAATCGTAAGgagtttaaaaattttgtaatttagtaaatataaaaatattttgagtatatatttttatattgttcttttttagTGTGAATGTGATTTTTATCGGATCACCGACCTATACACATAACGACATTGTGGTGAATTCTATTGCCAACAATAAAGATGTTTTTTGCGAGAAACCCATCGCGGAGGGGATCGAAGATACTAAGAAGTGTTACGAAGCGGCTAAGGCTAAGGGCCGTGTTTTGTTTGCTGCATTCAATCGTCGTTTCGACCCAGCTTACAGATCACTGAAAGACAGGGTTAGACAAGGAGAAATAGGTCATGTTCAAATTCTCAAGGTAACGGCTAGAGATTCACCATTGCCTACGGTTGATTATTTGAAGACTTCAGGTAATTGTTCTAAacatcatatataaaatagatattaaattaataatatactaaattctGCATCTCATATTTTACAGGAGGTGTCTTCCACGACTGCTTAGTACATGACTTTGATATGTCCTGCTGGGTGCTCGGGGAGCTACCAATCCGTGTGCAAGCAACTGCCACAGCTCTAATCCCTGAAGTGAAGGCTATCGATGATTTTGATACAATTGCTTTTCTACTTACATTTCCTTCTGGTGCCATTGCTATTGGTGACAATAGTCGTTACAGCGCCTACGGCTATGACCAGAGATTGGAAGTTTTCGGAAACAAGGGTATTTATTACttaacagtttttataatatattaacagtaattatgttttgtttataatatttaaaattgtcttCACTTTTTACATTCAGGCATGATCAAGGTTGAAAACGAGCGACCGATTCATTCGACTGAGTTATATAAGGAACAAACAGGCGTCACACTCAATCCGATCTACTATTCGTTCCCCTCACGTTACAAAGTTGCTTATAAGCGCGAGCTCGAGCATTTCCTGGATGTTGTGCAatgtaagaaaattaaaattaaacatatttattaataaaaggaaGAGTGATGGGCAATAGGGCCTCAGTCGTTCTGGCTACTTCCTTCCATGGACAAAGAGAAATGAACCAccaacttaatttttaataaatcaatcaaataattttcCATTCAAGTAGGGTTATTGAATCatcttttattgaattaaattactaCCAAACGTTCGGAATTTAGATTCTACAgagaagaatcggcaagaaactcaCGTGTACTACACACGCTGTGCTATCTCGtacttgaatttatttattgtttatgttaatAGCTTATAACTAGATTGATTTCTCTAGATGGAGTTCCGCAAGATGTTACCAGTTGGCAGACTCTAGCAGTGAGTAAGATCGCAACGGCAGCTGAGAAGAGCGCTCGTACCGGCAAGACAATCGAAATTGACTGGAGTGACGATAACATTCCAGCCGTATACTCATAATGCTGAGAACtttataagtaaacatttaaaCAGTCTA from Nymphalis io chromosome 4, ilAglIoxx1.1, whole genome shotgun sequence includes:
- the LOC126768198 gene encoding uncharacterized oxidoreductase YrbE-like isoform X5, with translation MATKKFAGPSPYTLKDTYPNVDYLHTEYVNNVAASDKATAKPVVGAIFGLGRAGSIHLSSIINNPRVVLKYVVDDRPEKFNNLKTYWKLSDDVKFLTSKDKDIVFKDKSVNVIFIGSPTYTHNDIVVNSIANNKDVFCEKPIAEGIEDTKKCYEAAKAKGRVLFAAFNRRFDPAYRSLKDRVRQGEIGHVQILKVTARDSPLPTVDYLKTSGGVFHDCLVHDFDMSCWVLGELPIRVQATATALIPEVKAIDDFDTIAFLLTFPSGAIAIGDNSRYSAYGYDQRLEVFGNKGMIKVENERPIHSTELYKEQTGVTLNPIYYSFPSRYKVAYKRELEHFLDVVQYGVPQDVTSWQTLAVSKIATAAEKSARTGKTIEIDWSDDNIPAVYS
- the LOC126768198 gene encoding uncharacterized oxidoreductase YrbE-like isoform X3, with protein sequence MATKKFAGPSPYTLKDTYPDVDYLHTEYVNNVAASDKAAAKPVVGAIFGLGRAGSIHLSSIINNPRVVLKYVVDDRPEKFNNLKTYWKLSDDVKFLTSKDKDIVFKDKSVNVIFIGSPTYTHNDIVVNSIANNKDVFCEKPIAEGIEDTKKCYEAAKAKGRVLFAAFNRRFDPAYRSLKDRVRQGEIGHVQILKVTARDSPLPTVDYLKTSGGVFHDCLVHDFDMSCWVLGELPIRVQATATALIPEVKAIDDFDTIAFLLTFPSGAIAIGDNSRYSAYGYDQRLEVFGNKGMIKVENERPIHSTELYKEQTGVTLNPIYYSFPSRYKVAYKRELEHFLDVVQYGVPQDVTSWQTLAVSKIATAAEKSARTGKTIEIDWSDDNIPAVYS
- the LOC126768198 gene encoding uncharacterized oxidoreductase YrbE-like isoform X6 is translated as MATKKFAGPSPYTLKDTYPNVDYLHTEYVNNVAASDKAAAKPVVGAIFGLGRAGSIHLSSIINNPRVVLKYVVDDRPEKFNNLKTYWKLSDDVKFLTSKDKDIVFKDKSVNVIFIGSPTYTHNDIVVNSIANNKDVFCEKPIAEGIEDTKKCYEAAKAKGRVLFAAFNRRFDPAYRSLKDRVRQGEIGHVQILKVTARDSPLPTVDYLKTSGGVFHDCLVHDFDMSCWVLGELPIRVQATATALIPEVKAIDDFDTIAFLLTFPSGAIAIGDNSRYSAYGYDQRLEVFGNKGMIKVENERPIHSTELYKEQTGVTLNPIYYSFPSRYKVAYKRELEHFLDVVQYGVPQDVTSWQTLAVSKIATAAEKSARTGKTIEIDWSDDNIPAVYS